The Candidatus Latescibacterota bacterium genomic interval CGAGATCATTATCATGGCCTTCACCTGGTCCGAGGAGACTCACGGACAGTTCAGCAATATCCTGATGGATGAGAATAACAAGTTCGTCCGTTACCTCACTGAGAAAGCGGGGGACAGGATATGATGACAGCGGTGTGGAAATACAGCCCGGTTTATGATATAATACGTATCTATGGCACAGGGTGTAAGGTTGCCACGCGCATCAGGAGGAGAGGAAATGAAACGTCTGCTACTTAAATCAATGATCCTCAAGGCAAGAATCACCCAGGCCGATCTTCGGTATGTAGGGAGTATAACGATAGACGAGGACCTCATCGACCGCGCAAATCTCAGTGAGCACGAGAATGTCCACGTAATCGACAGGACCAACGGAAAAAGGCTGGAGACATACGTGATAAAGGGAGAGCGGGGTAGTGGAGTGATCTGCATGAACGGGGCTGCCGCCCACCTCATCAACAAGGACGATGAAGTCGATATCATGGCTTTTTCGTGGTCGACTGGCGAGGCAGACCCGGTTTTTATCGAAGTAGACGGCGATAATCATTATACAAAAGTTCTGCGAATGGATGAATTCAGGGGTTAGAGTTGATATGGGGGCTGATTGATGCGGGGCGGATTCCAGATATTCAAAAGGGGATTCCACCTGTTCGACCTCTATGGCATTCCCGTTGAATTGAATATAAGCTGGATATTTATTCTGGCCCTTGTCACATGGTCTTTTGCTACTGGTTACATCCCCGATAATTATGGAAATTCCTTTGGTGTGGCCGCGACATGGCTGCTGGCCTTCCTGACTGCTATACTCCTTTTTCTATCGATCC includes:
- a CDS encoding aspartate 1-decarboxylase; this encodes MKRLLLKSMILKARITQADLRYVGSITIDEDLIDRANLSEHENVHVIDRTNGKRLETYVIKGERGSGVICMNGAAAHLINKDDEVDIMAFSWSTGEADPVFIEVDGDNHYTKVLRMDEFRG